The following are encoded in a window of Salinibacter ruber DSM 13855 genomic DNA:
- a CDS encoding SusC/RagA family TonB-linked outer membrane protein, with protein MLWKKALLSFALLLMGGVGSAIAQTGTITGMVTEASSGDALPGANVVIVDSQRGTSTDADGAFRIPGLEPGTYQVRASFVGFRSRTQEVDVAAGETLELNFALAPDAMAMDEMVVVGYGTQERSDLTGSISSVPTEDLAETPIESAQEAIQGRVSGVTVTQNTGSPGSGFSIRIRGTGTTGNSNPLYVVDGVPVSDPTETGAGGISFLNPNDIESIDILKGASAAAIYGAQAANGAVIITTKSGSAGERSVSFSAYTGIQQTPRTIDMLEGPEYAALRNEANINAGQAPTFTSPSAYLGPEGSTDYQDLVFERGITQNYSLAVSGGTEDLTYRISGGYFEEGGIIDKSSLERLNARVNTEFEVNDLLTVGENLTFERRTRSTISESDNVRNLLIQTLQVDPTVPARDSAGNFTAQPRTNANNPLAALDFRNNEYNENRLVGNVFAELSFLPSLRVRSQLGFDLRNGNTYAFTPEYDISPSFRNVSPSTTQYSDFQSSLIWDNTLTFDKAFGSHDVEAVGGTTIETNYYRFINATTQGQPGNDPSLRYLGAGPEVVNIGGSLAESNLLSFFGRLNYNFSDRYLLTAVARYDGSSRFGANNRFAFFPSVSAAWRISEEPFFPDNELVTNLKLRAGWGQNGNQRIGDYPFAATIAGNQDYVLNGQLAPGSAPLQSPNPNVKWEETTQTDIGLDAALFGDRLNLSAGFYNKVTSDLLVSLPPIPTSGLVSASPENAGEIRNRGWEFSADYSLTPAEDLTVRVGGNLTTLSNEVVSLAQSTDFVINSGNYRNGSITRTEPGHPVGAFYGYKTDGLFQTPEEVANANELSDEGPYQSADTAPGDIRFKDLNGDGQITQADQTFIGNPTPDFTYGFNLDVEYKGVSLSTLFQGVQGNDLFAAYKFYTVFNTAFNMSEAVKNRWTGPGTSTRMPRLTSSDPNQNSRISDFYVEDGSYLRLKNVRLGYSVPSRLLSSLGAGLDRARLYVSAKNLFTLTGYDGYTPEIGVNNSTLDRGIDRATYPQPRVYTVGINLGF; from the coding sequence ATGCTCTGGAAAAAAGCGCTTTTATCGTTCGCCCTGCTGTTGATGGGCGGGGTCGGTTCCGCCATCGCCCAGACTGGGACCATTACGGGGATGGTGACGGAGGCCTCGTCTGGAGACGCCTTGCCGGGTGCAAACGTCGTCATCGTTGATTCTCAGCGAGGCACAAGCACCGACGCGGACGGGGCGTTTCGCATCCCTGGCCTCGAACCGGGGACGTACCAAGTTCGGGCCTCTTTCGTAGGATTCCGTTCTCGCACCCAGGAGGTCGATGTGGCGGCCGGTGAGACCCTTGAACTGAACTTTGCCCTGGCGCCGGACGCAATGGCGATGGACGAGATGGTCGTCGTGGGGTATGGCACTCAGGAACGGAGTGATCTTACTGGCTCGATTTCATCGGTGCCCACGGAAGATTTAGCGGAAACCCCAATTGAGAGCGCTCAAGAGGCGATTCAGGGACGCGTGTCTGGTGTGACAGTGACTCAAAACACAGGAAGCCCGGGCTCTGGCTTCAGCATACGGATCCGCGGAACCGGCACTACGGGCAACAGCAATCCCCTTTACGTGGTGGATGGTGTCCCGGTGTCGGATCCAACGGAAACGGGGGCGGGTGGCATCAGCTTCCTCAATCCCAACGACATTGAGTCAATCGACATTCTGAAGGGGGCGTCTGCGGCAGCCATTTACGGGGCACAGGCAGCCAACGGCGCGGTCATCATCACCACAAAAAGCGGAAGCGCCGGCGAGCGCAGCGTCAGCTTTAGTGCCTACACGGGCATCCAGCAAACGCCGCGCACGATCGACATGCTGGAGGGGCCTGAGTACGCCGCCCTGCGCAACGAGGCCAATATCAACGCCGGTCAGGCGCCCACTTTCACGTCGCCGAGTGCCTACCTCGGTCCTGAAGGAAGTACAGACTATCAGGACTTGGTCTTCGAACGTGGGATTACACAGAACTACAGCCTAGCGGTGTCTGGAGGGACCGAGGATCTGACGTACCGAATCAGTGGCGGGTACTTTGAGGAGGGAGGTATTATTGACAAGTCGAGTCTGGAGCGGCTGAATGCACGGGTCAACACCGAGTTCGAGGTCAACGACCTACTCACTGTGGGCGAAAACTTGACTTTCGAACGGAGGACCCGCAGCACGATCTCAGAGTCGGACAATGTGCGGAATCTACTGATCCAGACGCTGCAGGTTGACCCCACGGTGCCGGCGCGCGACAGTGCAGGCAATTTTACGGCCCAACCCCGCACGAACGCCAACAATCCGCTGGCTGCTCTAGACTTTCGGAATAACGAGTATAACGAGAACCGTCTCGTGGGAAATGTCTTTGCGGAGTTATCCTTTTTGCCGTCGCTCCGTGTTCGCTCTCAGCTCGGCTTTGACTTGCGTAACGGCAACACGTATGCCTTTACCCCGGAGTACGACATCAGCCCCAGCTTCCGCAACGTCTCCCCAAGCACCACGCAGTATTCGGATTTTCAGAGTTCGCTTATTTGGGACAATACCTTAACTTTTGACAAGGCTTTTGGCTCCCACGACGTGGAAGCGGTGGGGGGTACTACCATCGAGACGAACTACTACCGCTTCATCAACGCTACCACGCAGGGACAGCCGGGCAACGATCCGTCGCTCCGGTACTTGGGCGCTGGCCCCGAGGTCGTGAACATCGGCGGGAGCCTCGCGGAGTCGAACCTACTGTCGTTCTTCGGACGCCTCAACTACAACTTCTCGGACCGCTACCTGCTGACCGCCGTGGCGCGCTACGACGGCTCCTCGCGGTTCGGGGCGAACAATCGATTTGCGTTCTTTCCATCCGTCTCGGCGGCGTGGCGTATTTCTGAAGAACCCTTCTTCCCCGACAACGAACTGGTGACCAACCTGAAGCTACGGGCCGGGTGGGGGCAAAACGGAAACCAGCGCATCGGGGACTACCCGTTCGCAGCCACCATTGCCGGCAATCAGGACTACGTGCTGAACGGCCAGCTAGCTCCAGGGTCTGCTCCGCTGCAGTCGCCGAACCCTAACGTAAAGTGGGAGGAGACAACTCAGACGGACATCGGGCTCGATGCGGCCTTGTTTGGCGACCGTCTGAACCTGAGCGCCGGGTTTTACAACAAGGTCACCTCCGATCTGCTGGTGTCTCTCCCCCCGATTCCTACGAGCGGTCTGGTGAGTGCCAGCCCCGAGAACGCCGGAGAAATTCGGAACCGCGGCTGGGAGTTTTCGGCCGACTACTCTCTGACGCCGGCTGAAGATCTGACCGTACGGGTTGGCGGCAACCTGACGACCCTGAGCAACGAAGTGGTGAGCCTCGCCCAGTCGACCGACTTCGTGATCAATAGCGGAAACTACCGAAACGGATCCATCACGCGCACCGAGCCGGGCCACCCGGTTGGGGCCTTCTACGGCTACAAGACTGACGGCCTGTTCCAGACGCCGGAAGAAGTGGCCAACGCGAATGAGCTGAGTGACGAGGGACCCTACCAGAGCGCCGACACGGCGCCGGGTGACATCCGCTTCAAGGACCTGAATGGAGACGGGCAGATCACCCAGGCAGACCAGACCTTCATCGGCAATCCGACGCCCGACTTCACCTACGGGTTCAACCTGGACGTCGAGTACAAGGGGGTGAGCCTGAGCACCCTTTTTCAGGGCGTGCAGGGCAACGACCTCTTCGCGGCCTACAAGTTCTACACGGTGTTCAACACGGCATTCAACATGAGCGAGGCCGTCAAGAACCGCTGGACGGGCCCCGGCACGAGCACCCGCATGCCCCGCCTCACGTCCTCTGATCCGAACCAGAACAGCCGCATCTCCGACTTCTACGTGGAGGACGGATCGTACCTCCGCCTTAAAAATGTCCGGCTGGGATACTCGGTGCCGTCGCGTCTGCTCAGCTCCCTCGGCGCCGGTCTGGATCGGGCCCGCCTCTACGTGAGCGCCAAGAATCTCTTCACGCTCACGGGATACGACGGCTACACCCCCGAAATCGGCGTCAACAACAGCACGCTCGACCGCGGCATCGACCGGGCCACCTACCCGCAGCCACGGGTCTACACCGTCGGCATCAACCTCGGCTTCTAA
- a CDS encoding RagB/SusD family nutrient uptake outer membrane protein, with amino-acid sequence MYRRLLSSLLAAVVLTALFTGCDSFLQKSPQGELTSENFFRNGEDAQRALNSVYDYAQARSFDFFPPYPMIFGSIASDNATKGGESGSDQISVQRVEQFNPRPTDPYITSTWNTMYTGIYRANLVIANVPDIESMSASQREQIVGEAKFLRAYFHFYALKMYGLGNDRANDGPGIPLITEPLPASDADVPRTSEAEVWAQIETDLQDAATAMGPTAPDLGRATEGAAKALRVEAHVFQEEWSDAQTLAREIIDSGRYSLDPDYSRVFDQRGEFGPGSVFEINHVDLSSALEGTVGTIYQNSRDTWGYGFNCPTQALYDAFEANDPRRDATIIESGETITGPEGNTETVEVVGACAANGPDGYLNEKMWLPAARQPSGPRKGPTNRRVIRYAHVLLWHAEAANENGDPQAALESLNKVRARARDDDDDPSNDPDGVLPDITTANQSELRDIIWHEQRVEFAMEYQRFFNLVRQGRTDLMADDGFQEGVNERFPIPQEQLDQGTALDQNPGYE; translated from the coding sequence ATGTACCGACGCCTTCTCTCCAGCCTCCTTGCGGCCGTCGTCCTCACCGCCCTCTTCACGGGGTGCGATAGCTTCCTGCAGAAATCGCCGCAGGGCGAACTGACCTCCGAGAATTTCTTCCGGAATGGGGAGGACGCCCAGCGGGCCCTGAATTCGGTATACGACTACGCCCAGGCGCGGTCGTTCGACTTCTTCCCGCCCTATCCCATGATTTTTGGCTCCATCGCCTCAGACAACGCCACGAAAGGTGGAGAAAGCGGGAGCGATCAGATCTCGGTCCAGCGCGTGGAGCAGTTCAATCCGCGCCCCACAGACCCGTACATCACCTCTACGTGGAATACGATGTACACGGGCATCTACCGGGCGAACCTCGTGATTGCGAACGTGCCGGACATCGAGAGCATGAGCGCCAGTCAGCGCGAGCAGATTGTGGGGGAGGCGAAGTTTCTGCGCGCATACTTCCACTTCTACGCGCTGAAGATGTACGGCCTGGGTAACGACCGGGCCAACGACGGGCCGGGCATTCCCCTGATTACCGAGCCGCTTCCAGCTTCGGATGCCGACGTGCCCCGCACGTCGGAGGCGGAGGTGTGGGCACAGATCGAGACAGACCTGCAGGATGCCGCCACCGCGATGGGGCCCACTGCGCCGGACCTGGGCCGGGCCACGGAGGGCGCCGCGAAGGCGTTGCGCGTGGAGGCACACGTCTTCCAGGAAGAGTGGAGCGACGCGCAGACCCTGGCCAGGGAAATCATCGACTCGGGCCGCTACAGCCTCGACCCAGACTACAGCCGCGTCTTTGACCAGCGTGGAGAGTTTGGCCCTGGGTCGGTCTTCGAAATTAACCATGTGGACCTCTCGAGTGCTCTAGAGGGCACGGTCGGGACCATCTACCAGAACAGCCGGGACACCTGGGGCTACGGATTCAACTGTCCCACTCAGGCGCTCTATGACGCCTTTGAGGCCAATGACCCACGCCGAGATGCTACCATCATCGAGAGCGGCGAGACGATTACCGGTCCGGAGGGTAACACCGAAACGGTTGAAGTCGTCGGGGCCTGTGCCGCTAACGGTCCCGATGGATACCTCAACGAAAAGATGTGGCTGCCGGCCGCACGCCAGCCCTCTGGCCCCCGCAAGGGTCCCACGAATCGGCGCGTCATCCGCTACGCCCACGTGCTGCTGTGGCACGCGGAAGCCGCCAATGAGAACGGCGATCCGCAGGCGGCACTGGAATCGCTGAACAAGGTGCGCGCCCGGGCCCGTGACGATGACGACGATCCGTCGAACGATCCGGATGGGGTCCTCCCCGACATCACGACCGCCAACCAGAGCGAGCTCCGCGACATCATCTGGCACGAGCAGCGGGTGGAGTTCGCGATGGAGTACCAGCGCTTCTTCAACCTCGTGCGACAGGGGCGCACTGACTTGATGGCCGACGATGGATTTCAGGAGGGCGTCAACGAGCGCTTCCCCATTCCGCAGGAGCAACTCGACCAGGGCACGGCGCTCGACCAGAATCCCGGGTACGAGTAG
- a CDS encoding family 16 glycosylhydrolase: MYTMLLYLRPFAVALPLFFATGCDSGGGNGGTESNTAPTATFSVSSNRPTAGTEVQFDATGSSDAEGGITSYEWSIGETTKTGAQVRHTFPETVENKYGENARYEVTLTVTDANGATDDASKSVRVAPINATVTWKQVWGDEFEGQGLPNSDKWYYETGGDGWGNQEQQYYTENDPENARLENGNLVIEARKESYQGNAYTSARLNSEASWKYGRFEIRAKLPGGRGTWPALWMLADEDTYGDQYWPDNGEMDIMEHVGYDAGVIHGTIHTEAFNHINDTDKGGSITVPDATSAFHEYTMEWTPSEIRVFVDGERYFTFRNREQYGWEEWPFDQKFHLLMNIAVGGTWGGAEGIDDSAFPERMVIDYVRVYKPE; this comes from the coding sequence ATGTACACAATGCTCCTGTATCTACGACCGTTCGCCGTTGCTCTGCCACTGTTCTTCGCCACCGGGTGCGACTCGGGGGGAGGAAACGGAGGTACGGAGTCCAATACCGCTCCGACCGCCACGTTTAGCGTGTCTTCCAACAGGCCCACCGCCGGAACTGAGGTGCAATTCGACGCTACCGGCTCCAGCGACGCGGAAGGCGGCATTACCTCCTACGAGTGGTCCATCGGAGAAACGACGAAAACGGGTGCGCAGGTGCGCCACACTTTCCCAGAAACCGTAGAGAACAAGTACGGGGAGAACGCACGCTACGAGGTGACTCTCACGGTGACGGACGCGAACGGGGCCACCGACGACGCTTCGAAGAGCGTGCGCGTCGCTCCCATCAACGCCACCGTCACCTGGAAGCAGGTCTGGGGCGACGAGTTTGAGGGACAGGGCCTCCCGAACTCGGACAAGTGGTACTATGAAACCGGTGGCGACGGTTGGGGCAATCAGGAGCAGCAGTACTACACGGAAAATGACCCAGAAAATGCACGTTTAGAAAACGGCAATCTCGTCATCGAGGCTCGTAAGGAATCCTATCAGGGCAACGCCTACACGTCGGCCCGCCTCAACAGCGAGGCGTCCTGGAAATACGGCCGCTTCGAGATTCGGGCTAAGCTGCCGGGCGGACGGGGTACGTGGCCGGCCCTCTGGATGCTGGCCGACGAGGACACCTATGGCGACCAGTACTGGCCGGACAATGGCGAAATGGACATCATGGAGCACGTAGGGTACGACGCGGGCGTGATCCACGGCACCATCCACACCGAGGCGTTCAACCACATCAACGACACCGATAAAGGCGGCTCGATCACTGTGCCCGACGCCACGTCCGCCTTCCACGAATACACCATGGAGTGGACCCCCAGCGAGATCCGCGTCTTCGTCGACGGGGAGCGGTACTTCACCTTCCGGAACCGCGAGCAGTACGGCTGGGAGGAATGGCCCTTCGACCAGAAATTCCACCTCCTGATGAACATCGCCGTCGGCGGGACCTGGGGCGGGGCCGAGGGCATTGACGACTCGGCATTTCCCGAGCGCATGGTAATCGACTACGTACGGGTGTACAAGCCCGAGTAG
- a CDS encoding glycoside hydrolase family 3 N-terminal domain-containing protein, translated as MNVSLPTDWARFLLAASVLLAGCADTRPTTTNDTMADTSPPDTTMESDAVGQTGQQADPEGRRMALDRDVSLLKSPQPPVSASVRSSGAFAQGILDDSVTTSVENVEARVDSLLNEMTLEEKVGQMTQLTLSMVSKDPHQDNPSAIREHELSPEKLRNVVVEHHVGSILNVTGQAFSVGHWAEVIRQVQRTAMEETRLGIPILYGIDAVHGANYTREAVLFPQNQGLAATWNPALAQETAAITARDVRASGIPWNFAPVLDMGREPRWPRLYETFSEDAHLTNVMGLGMLRGYQGTDVSNASRVAGTLKHFVGYSVPESGLDRTPARISDIEMREHQLKPFRKAIDAGAKSIMINSGEVNGVPAHASSYLLQDVLREELGFEGVAVSDWLDVKKLVNVHHVADNEREATKMAVMAGMDMSMVPTDLSFYDHLVSLVRDGEVPESRINEAVRRILRLKFQTGLFEEPLRGLEQAEQVGSTRDRRVSLQAARESVTLLRNRETDQGTPLLPLSDTQDVLVTGPTAHSMQSMHNGWSYTWQGGGAAQKMFPEERPTLMEAVRERVGTDGMTYVPGATLTDPEQVDEAVAAAREADVAVVALGEGAYAETPGNLNDMALPPAQRTLLHRVADTGTPVALVLIQGRPRLLNDTADLPDAVLTAYNPGPEGGQALMEVMYGAVNPSGHLPYTYPRSSVGMRTYDRKYSENQDRQGGMSGFDPLFSFGHGLSYTRFDYSDLTVSRDSMTTGALQNGGQVEVEVTVTNAGERRGQDVAQLYLSDLVASVTPSVKELTRFAKIDLAPGERTRLSFSLRTDDFSFIGRDGEPVVEPGTFRVAVHNLSTSVDLVGDRFLTEGPNRSPEEQGTTSSLK; from the coding sequence ATGAACGTCTCCTTACCCACAGACTGGGCACGTTTCCTGCTCGCTGCCTCGGTGCTGCTGGCAGGGTGTGCCGACACGCGTCCCACCACCACGAACGACACGATGGCCGACACCTCTCCTCCTGACACGACGATGGAATCCGACGCCGTGGGCCAAACAGGGCAACAGGCCGACCCCGAGGGGCGCCGCATGGCGCTCGATCGTGACGTCTCGCTGCTGAAGAGCCCACAGCCGCCCGTCAGCGCCTCGGTCCGGAGCAGCGGCGCGTTCGCCCAGGGCATTCTGGATGACTCTGTCACGACCAGCGTCGAGAACGTAGAGGCGCGGGTTGACTCCCTTCTCAATGAGATGACGCTGGAGGAGAAGGTGGGACAAATGACCCAGCTCACCCTCAGCATGGTTTCAAAGGACCCGCACCAGGATAACCCTTCGGCGATCCGCGAGCATGAGCTGAGTCCGGAGAAGCTGCGCAACGTGGTCGTGGAGCACCACGTGGGCTCCATCCTGAACGTGACGGGACAGGCGTTCTCCGTCGGCCACTGGGCGGAAGTCATTCGCCAGGTGCAGCGGACGGCCATGGAGGAGACGCGTCTTGGTATACCAATCCTGTACGGCATCGACGCGGTCCACGGCGCCAACTATACACGGGAGGCCGTGCTCTTTCCTCAGAATCAGGGCCTGGCGGCCACCTGGAATCCGGCGCTCGCCCAGGAGACGGCGGCCATCACGGCCCGCGACGTGCGCGCCTCTGGCATTCCGTGGAATTTCGCGCCAGTGCTCGATATGGGACGGGAGCCGCGCTGGCCCCGCCTCTACGAAACGTTCAGTGAGGATGCGCACTTGACCAACGTCATGGGTCTCGGTATGCTGCGGGGCTACCAGGGCACTGATGTGAGCAACGCTTCCCGCGTGGCCGGTACGCTGAAGCATTTCGTGGGGTACTCCGTCCCTGAGTCTGGACTGGACCGCACTCCGGCGCGGATTTCGGACATCGAGATGCGTGAGCACCAGCTGAAACCGTTCCGGAAGGCCATCGACGCGGGCGCCAAGTCCATCATGATCAACTCCGGCGAGGTCAACGGCGTGCCCGCCCACGCCAGTTCGTACCTCTTGCAAGACGTGCTCCGCGAGGAGCTCGGCTTTGAGGGCGTAGCGGTCAGCGACTGGCTCGACGTGAAGAAGCTCGTGAACGTGCACCACGTTGCCGATAACGAGCGGGAAGCGACCAAGATGGCTGTGATGGCGGGTATGGACATGAGCATGGTGCCCACTGACCTCTCGTTTTACGACCACCTGGTGTCGCTGGTGCGGGACGGGGAAGTCCCCGAGTCGCGCATCAACGAGGCGGTCCGGCGCATCCTGCGGCTCAAGTTCCAGACCGGTCTCTTTGAGGAGCCGCTGCGTGGGCTGGAGCAGGCCGAACAGGTCGGAAGCACGCGCGACCGGCGCGTCTCGCTCCAGGCGGCCCGCGAGTCGGTGACGCTGCTCCGCAACCGCGAGACGGACCAAGGCACCCCTCTTCTGCCCCTGTCCGACACCCAGGACGTGCTCGTGACCGGCCCCACGGCCCACTCCATGCAGTCGATGCACAACGGCTGGTCGTACACGTGGCAGGGCGGTGGGGCCGCACAGAAGATGTTTCCAGAAGAGCGCCCTACGCTTATGGAGGCCGTCCGTGAGCGGGTAGGCACAGATGGAATGACCTACGTGCCCGGCGCTACGCTTACAGATCCCGAGCAGGTGGACGAGGCCGTGGCCGCCGCCCGAGAGGCCGACGTGGCCGTGGTGGCCCTAGGCGAGGGTGCCTACGCGGAAACCCCGGGCAACCTCAACGACATGGCCCTGCCTCCCGCCCAGCGCACGCTCCTCCACCGGGTTGCCGATACGGGCACGCCGGTGGCCCTGGTGCTGATTCAGGGACGCCCGCGCCTCTTGAACGATACGGCCGACCTGCCGGACGCCGTGCTGACGGCATACAACCCGGGTCCTGAGGGTGGGCAGGCACTCATGGAAGTCATGTACGGAGCTGTCAATCCCAGCGGCCACCTGCCCTACACCTACCCGCGCTCGTCGGTAGGCATGCGGACGTACGACCGCAAGTACAGCGAGAACCAGGACCGGCAGGGTGGCATGAGCGGCTTTGACCCGCTCTTCTCTTTCGGGCACGGGCTGTCCTACACGCGCTTCGACTACAGCGACCTCACGGTGAGCCGCGACTCAATGACGACCGGCGCGCTCCAGAACGGCGGGCAGGTTGAGGTCGAGGTCACCGTCACCAATGCCGGCGAACGGCGAGGCCAGGACGTGGCCCAACTCTACCTGAGCGACCTCGTCGCCAGCGTCACGCCGTCTGTGAAGGAGCTCACCCGCTTTGCGAAGATAGATCTCGCGCCCGGCGAGCGCACGCGACTCTCGTTCTCGCTGCGGACCGACGACTTCAGCTTCATCGGGCGCGACGGTGAGCCAGTGGTAGAGCCTGGGACCTTTCGGGTGGCGGTTCACAACCTCAGCACCTCCGTGGACCTCGTTGGCGACCGGTTCCTCACGGAGGGGCCGAACCGTTCTCCGGAAGAGCAAGGCACGACGTCCTCTCTTAAGTAA
- a CDS encoding sugar porter family MFS transporter: MPDPTADSSSEANEEVLTGNVLKIVLLSLSAALGGFLFGFDSGVINGTVEAIQSDFGAGEVVTGFNVASMLLGSAVGAFFAGNLADKVGRRPTLILTALAFMVSAWGSGAAGGSVPFVAARLIGGLAVGAASILAPAYISEIAPSSIRGSLATLQQLMIVVGLFVAFLNNYLIAQAAGSAANAFWMGFDAWQWMYWMELIPASVFFLSLLAIPESPRYLVAANREEEAASVLDSLGTATNVKEKLADIRSTLNDERRPRLTDVIQEHTGRIHPLLWAGIGLAALQQLTGINVVFYYGGTLWQAAGFTEASALLTNVVNGSVNVVFTFVAIALIDRVGRRPLLLVGSIGQALMLGVMAYVFATAAQGGAGGIEMQGNQGVVALVAANAYIAFFAFSWGPVMWVMLGEMFPNRFRGAALSICGLVQWLSNFLVTWTFPILLGSIGLGISYGIYAAFGVVAFVFVKLFIDETKGRSLEDMSREADAAA, encoded by the coding sequence ATGCCCGACCCCACTGCCGACTCCTCTTCTGAGGCCAATGAGGAAGTACTCACCGGAAACGTCCTCAAAATCGTCCTCTTGTCCCTGTCCGCTGCGCTCGGCGGGTTCCTGTTCGGGTTCGACAGCGGAGTCATCAACGGGACGGTGGAGGCGATCCAGAGTGATTTTGGAGCTGGGGAGGTCGTCACGGGCTTTAACGTGGCGTCGATGCTATTGGGGAGCGCGGTGGGCGCCTTCTTCGCGGGCAACTTGGCTGACAAGGTCGGCCGGCGGCCCACGCTCATCCTCACGGCCCTCGCCTTTATGGTGAGCGCCTGGGGCTCCGGGGCCGCAGGGGGATCGGTGCCCTTCGTGGCCGCCCGCCTGATCGGCGGGCTAGCAGTGGGAGCAGCGAGCATTCTCGCCCCCGCCTACATCAGCGAAATTGCTCCGTCCAGCATTCGGGGCAGCCTAGCCACGCTCCAACAGCTCATGATCGTGGTGGGGCTTTTCGTGGCCTTTCTCAACAACTACCTGATCGCGCAGGCTGCCGGAAGCGCCGCCAACGCGTTCTGGATGGGCTTCGACGCGTGGCAATGGATGTACTGGATGGAGCTAATTCCCGCCAGCGTATTTTTTCTTTCCCTCCTCGCGATTCCGGAGTCTCCCCGCTACCTGGTGGCCGCGAACCGGGAGGAAGAGGCCGCCTCCGTGCTCGACAGCCTGGGCACGGCCACCAACGTGAAGGAGAAGCTCGCCGACATTCGGTCGACCTTGAACGACGAGCGGCGCCCGCGCCTCACGGACGTGATTCAGGAGCACACCGGTCGGATTCACCCCCTGCTGTGGGCCGGCATTGGGCTGGCGGCCCTGCAGCAGTTGACCGGAATCAACGTAGTGTTTTACTACGGGGGGACGCTCTGGCAGGCCGCCGGCTTTACCGAGGCAAGCGCTCTGCTGACGAACGTCGTCAACGGCTCGGTAAACGTCGTCTTTACCTTCGTGGCGATTGCCCTGATCGACCGGGTGGGGCGTCGGCCCCTTCTGCTCGTGGGCTCGATCGGGCAGGCCCTCATGCTCGGCGTCATGGCGTACGTCTTCGCCACGGCGGCGCAGGGCGGGGCTGGCGGCATCGAAATGCAGGGGAATCAAGGGGTCGTAGCACTGGTGGCCGCGAACGCATACATTGCGTTTTTCGCCTTCTCCTGGGGCCCGGTCATGTGGGTTATGCTCGGCGAGATGTTTCCGAACCGGTTCCGCGGCGCCGCCCTCTCGATCTGCGGCCTGGTGCAGTGGCTCTCCAACTTTCTGGTCACGTGGACCTTTCCCATTCTTTTGGGGTCCATCGGGCTTGGCATCTCGTACGGCATCTACGCGGCGTTCGGAGTCGTGGCCTTCGTCTTCGTGAAGCTGTTCATCGACGAGACAAAGGGCCGCTCGCTGGAGGACATGTCTCGGGAGGCCGATGCGGCCGCGTAG